One genomic window of Maribacter aquivivus includes the following:
- a CDS encoding alpha/beta fold hydrolase — translation MKTIKILLFGLLILSSLSITAQDKTFEVDVIGEGDPILLFPGFTCTGDVWNATVNELSKNYECHVFTFAGFGDVPAIEKPWLPKIKEDILEYVSQNKLENPVLLGHSLGGALALWMAADGNSFKELIIVDALPSTGALMMPNFKSEYMVYDSPYNKQLLAMNDADFEAMAQQMASSMTKEKLNQEKIKNWMIQADRETYVYGYTDLLKLDLREDLAKINSPVTILAATEPYGLDMAKSTYELQYKALVEYTIEFANGSSHFIMYDQPQWFIENLKNALND, via the coding sequence ATGAAAACAATTAAAATTTTACTATTCGGATTGCTAATTCTTTCCTCACTTTCAATAACTGCGCAAGACAAAACTTTTGAAGTTGATGTCATAGGCGAAGGAGACCCAATTCTATTATTTCCAGGCTTTACTTGTACTGGCGATGTTTGGAATGCGACCGTAAACGAACTATCAAAGAATTACGAATGCCATGTATTTACTTTTGCGGGCTTTGGAGATGTACCGGCAATTGAAAAACCATGGTTACCAAAAATTAAAGAAGATATTTTGGAATACGTTTCACAAAATAAATTAGAAAATCCTGTTTTGCTAGGTCATAGTTTAGGTGGTGCTTTGGCATTGTGGATGGCAGCAGATGGCAATTCATTTAAAGAACTGATAATTGTTGATGCTTTACCATCAACGGGTGCTTTAATGATGCCCAATTTTAAAAGTGAGTATATGGTGTATGATTCGCCATATAATAAACAGCTATTAGCTATGAACGATGCCGATTTTGAAGCTATGGCACAGCAAATGGCGAGTAGTATGACCAAAGAAAAATTGAATCAAGAAAAAATTAAAAATTGGATGATTCAGGCAGATCGTGAAACCTATGTCTATGGATATACAGATTTATTAAAGTTAGATTTACGTGAAGATTTGGCTAAGATAAATTCACCGGTTACTATTTTGGCCGCTACAGAACCTTATGGTTTGGATATGGCAAAATCTACTTATGAACTACAGTATAAAGCGCTTGTAGAATACACCATTGAATTTGCTAATGGGTCATCTCACTTTATCATGTATGATCAACCACAATGGTTTATCGAAAATCTTAAAAATGCGTTGAACGATTAA
- a CDS encoding RNA polymerase sigma factor: MGSKEITYQKIYEENYPKVMRLCMGYTVGNDALAKDLAQETFIKVWQNLEGFRNESGLSTWIYRICVNTCLAEIRRERKKDRNLQIDSLQVSDASDNATDKEDMLVQLYKCINKLSSTNKAIILLELEGLPQLEISEIMGIKYEAIRTRIHRIKQQLTKCVHNE; this comes from the coding sequence ATGGGGTCTAAAGAAATTACATATCAGAAGATTTACGAAGAAAACTATCCTAAAGTTATGCGATTGTGTATGGGGTATACGGTAGGTAATGATGCTCTTGCCAAAGATTTAGCTCAAGAAACTTTTATTAAAGTGTGGCAGAATTTAGAAGGATTTAGAAATGAAAGCGGACTTTCAACTTGGATCTACCGAATTTGCGTGAACACATGCTTGGCAGAAATACGACGGGAACGCAAAAAGGATAGAAACCTGCAAATTGATAGTCTTCAGGTTAGCGATGCTAGCGACAATGCTACTGATAAGGAAGATATGCTGGTTCAGCTTTATAAATGCATCAATAAATTAAGTAGCACTAATAAAGCTATAATCTTATTGGAGTTAGAAGGATTACCCCAGCTAGAAATTTCAGAGATCATGGGAATTAAGTATGAAGCTATCCGTACTAGAATACATAGAATAAAACAACAACTTACAAAATGTGTCCACAATGAATAA
- a CDS encoding lipopolysaccharide biosynthesis protein — MNPLKKLFKQTAIYGLATVLPRMISFLLVPIYTDVMAPGKYGEVTLIFSWFAIFNVFLAYGMETAFFRFYKESENRKKVVSTSLLSIMGSTALLVLIGVFFKEKLSLALNIDLPFMNYVLGILALDALAIIPFAWLRANEKPMRYAIVKILNVSLNLGLTLFFLILLPKMAEGTSEGFLQSFYKPDYEIPYILIANLFASGVTLLLMIRVYIRRPYVFDKDLWKRMVRYAMPVMVAGVAFTINEVFDRYLLSELLPVGIAKSEMGKYSACYKLALFMTLFATAFRMGIEPFFFSHSDTKNPQKAYAQITNYFVVMGSVILLTVVVFADVLKRFLVLNEAYWDAMPIVPLIVLASFFLGIYHNLSVWYKVTDRTKFGAYISMIGAVLTIIVNLIFIPYFGYMASAVATLLAYGTMMLLSFYFGRMYYPIPYNFRKIIFYLVVSILFSVISFYIFDRNLFIGIPLLLLFLGLVYKLEFQNLKKLYLNR; from the coding sequence TTGAATCCACTCAAAAAACTTTTTAAACAAACTGCAATCTATGGCTTGGCAACTGTCTTGCCTAGGATGATTTCGTTTTTACTTGTGCCCATTTATACAGATGTAATGGCACCAGGGAAGTATGGAGAAGTAACTCTTATTTTTTCTTGGTTTGCAATTTTCAATGTTTTTTTAGCCTACGGAATGGAAACTGCCTTTTTCCGTTTTTACAAGGAGTCAGAAAATAGAAAGAAAGTCGTTAGTACATCATTATTGTCTATCATGGGCTCTACAGCTTTATTGGTACTAATAGGTGTCTTTTTCAAGGAGAAATTATCCCTAGCTTTAAATATTGATTTGCCTTTCATGAATTATGTGTTAGGAATTTTAGCACTAGACGCCTTGGCAATTATACCTTTTGCATGGCTTAGAGCAAATGAAAAACCAATGCGTTACGCAATAGTCAAAATACTTAATGTATCGCTTAACTTAGGTCTTACTTTATTTTTCTTGATTCTGTTACCTAAGATGGCAGAAGGAACTTCAGAAGGGTTTCTACAATCTTTTTATAAGCCTGATTACGAAATTCCATATATCTTGATTGCAAATCTGTTTGCAAGCGGAGTTACTTTATTGTTGATGATTAGGGTCTACATTCGTAGACCTTATGTGTTCGATAAGGATCTTTGGAAAAGAATGGTTCGTTATGCAATGCCAGTTATGGTTGCCGGTGTAGCATTTACTATCAATGAAGTATTTGACAGGTATTTACTTTCTGAATTGTTGCCTGTAGGTATTGCAAAAAGTGAAATGGGTAAATATTCAGCATGTTATAAATTGGCACTTTTTATGACACTATTTGCTACTGCCTTTCGTATGGGTATTGAGCCATTTTTCTTTAGCCACTCAGACACCAAGAATCCGCAAAAGGCGTATGCGCAAATAACCAACTACTTCGTTGTTATGGGTAGTGTAATATTGCTTACAGTTGTTGTCTTTGCAGATGTTTTAAAGCGGTTTTTAGTGTTAAATGAAGCATATTGGGATGCAATGCCAATTGTTCCCTTAATTGTATTAGCAAGTTTCTTTCTAGGAATCTATCACAATCTATCTGTTTGGTACAAGGTGACCGACCGAACAAAATTTGGAGCTTATATTTCTATGATAGGTGCTGTTTTGACTATAATTGTCAATCTAATTTTCATTCCGTATTTTGGGTATATGGCATCAGCCGTTGCAACTTTATTAGCCTATGGCACCATGATGTTACTTTCGTTTTATTTCGGGCGTATGTATTATCCTATCCCGTATAACTTTAGAAAAATTATCTTTTATTTAGTAGTATCCATCTTGTTTTCTGTAATATCATTTTACATTTTTGATAGGAATCTTTTTATTGGAATACCGTTATTACTACTGTTCTTAGGCTTGGTGTATAAATTGGAGTTTCAGAATCTTAAAAAATTATATTTAAATAGATGA
- the dut gene encoding dUTP diphosphatase yields the protein MNIKIINKSNHDLPHYETSASAGMDLRANLAEAVTLQPLGRAIIPTGLFIELPVGIEAQVRPRSGLAAKKGITVLNAPGTIDADYRGEVGVILINLGSEDFVVENGERIAQMVIAKHERAEWNLVDNLSETARGEGGFGSTGVK from the coding sequence ATGAACATAAAAATCATAAATAAGTCGAATCACGACTTGCCGCATTACGAAACAAGTGCTTCTGCTGGTATGGACTTAAGAGCTAATCTTGCTGAAGCTGTTACTTTGCAACCTTTAGGTAGAGCCATTATACCAACTGGTCTTTTTATTGAATTACCGGTAGGTATTGAAGCTCAGGTAAGACCTAGAAGTGGTCTTGCCGCTAAAAAAGGAATAACGGTACTTAATGCCCCTGGCACAATAGATGCTGATTATAGAGGAGAAGTTGGGGTGATATTGATAAACCTTGGTAGTGAAGATTTTGTGGTAGAAAACGGTGAACGTATAGCGCAAATGGTCATTGCTAAGCATGAACGCGCTGAGTGGAATCTTGTGGATAATCTATCTGAAACTGCAAGAGGAGAAGGCGGATTTGGTAGTACCGGTGTAAAGTAG
- a CDS encoding tetratricopeptide repeat protein, translating to MKKLIFLCLLVGVGNIPMQSYAQENQELEVEQSAEVFLEEYSDTFQENFFEGLKQMGIRNYDRAITYFLECKRLQPQNTVVTFELAKFHLYDKQFILAQEYALEALNGEPENYWYAETLVNVVDARKSVLEEVKADLPWSNIELRGNLAEIYFLNADYVTAKSVLKGIKTSKKQKYLEQKINDSIAKQKKLVIPVAKVERTESSGDLNSVDGYKSKIETLLTAGSNNDILLETTEEAMERFPSQPYFYYANGAALNKALKYKDAIDILETALDYIVDDTTLENAIYKELANAYTATNNTSKANMYLSKIKSGF from the coding sequence ATGAAGAAGTTGATTTTTTTGTGCTTGCTTGTCGGTGTTGGTAATATACCAATGCAGTCCTATGCGCAAGAAAATCAAGAATTAGAAGTAGAGCAAAGTGCAGAAGTATTTCTTGAAGAATATTCTGATACTTTTCAAGAGAATTTTTTTGAAGGATTAAAGCAAATGGGAATACGAAATTATGACCGTGCCATAACCTACTTTTTAGAATGTAAGCGTCTACAGCCGCAAAATACCGTTGTTACTTTTGAACTTGCCAAGTTTCATTTGTATGATAAACAATTTATACTCGCTCAAGAATATGCCCTAGAAGCATTAAACGGTGAACCAGAAAATTACTGGTACGCTGAAACACTTGTTAATGTTGTTGATGCTAGAAAATCTGTACTAGAAGAGGTGAAAGCAGATTTACCTTGGAGTAATATTGAACTAAGGGGTAATTTGGCAGAAATCTATTTTTTAAACGCAGATTACGTTACTGCAAAGTCTGTTTTAAAAGGAATTAAAACGTCAAAAAAACAAAAGTATTTAGAGCAGAAAATTAATGACTCAATTGCGAAACAAAAAAAGTTGGTTATACCTGTAGCAAAGGTAGAAAGAACGGAATCTTCTGGAGATTTAAATAGTGTAGATGGGTATAAGTCAAAAATTGAAACCTTGCTTACTGCCGGTTCTAACAATGATATTTTACTTGAAACAACAGAAGAGGCAATGGAACGTTTCCCTTCTCAACCTTATTTCTATTATGCCAACGGAGCAGCTTTAAACAAAGCGCTGAAATATAAAGATGCTATTGATATTCTAGAGACGGCTTTAGACTACATAGTTGATGATACTACATTAGAAAATGCTATTTATAAAGAATTGGCAAATGCATATACGGCTACCAATAATACGTCTAAAGCAAATATGTACCTTAGTAAAATTAAATCAGGATTTTAA